A section of the Mangifera indica cultivar Alphonso chromosome 12, CATAS_Mindica_2.1, whole genome shotgun sequence genome encodes:
- the LOC123192589 gene encoding sigma factor binding protein 2, chloroplastic-like, with amino-acid sequence MDVLGVNHHQIIKSKQHKNKISKKGIKVVYISSPMKVKTCASNFRALVQELTGKDSDADASAARFLENPSPNKLVDDQEAVVNDHSGASIESSSPTVSGSDMELFDDLTEGSFFKMLSSDIFNESSSLFQFNNYPMRSFDSM; translated from the coding sequence ATGGATGTTCTCGGTGTTAATCATCATCAAATCATCAAGTCCAAGCagcacaaaaacaaaatatccaAAAAGGGCATCAAAGTTGTATACATATCATCCCCCATGAAGGTCAAGACTTGTGCCTCAAATTTCAGAGCCCTTGTGCAAGAACTCACCGGAAAAGACTCCGACGCCGACGCCTCAGCGGCCCGCTTCCTCGAAAACCCTAGCCCTAACAAGCTTGTTGACGATCAAGAGGCGGTTGTGAATGATCATTCAGGAGCATCAATAGAAAGCTCTTCTCCTACAGTTTCTGGTTCAGATATGGAGCTTTTTGATGATCTTACAGAAGGGAGTTTTTTCAAGATGCTTAGCTCAGATATTTTTAACGAGTCTTCGTCTTTATTTCAGTTTAACAATTATCCTATGAGAAGCTTTGattcaatgtaa